A single Polynucleobacter acidiphobus DNA region contains:
- a CDS encoding amino acid aminotransferase produces MNLFSSVQLAPKDPIFGLTEAYNADQRPSKVNLGVGVYYTDEGKVPLLRAVLEAEKEVVAKEAPRAYIPIEGPNPYNSAVQNLLFGEDSALIQAGRVVTAECLGGTGALRVGGDFVKRLEPTAKAAISSPSWENHRGIFEAAGYEVLEYTYFDPKTRGVDFDGMVKSLESFPAKTLVILHACCHNPTGADLTKDQWQTIISICQQKQLIPFLDIAYQGFADGIEEDGSAVRMFADSGISFFVSSSFSKSFSLYGERVGALSIVTQSKEESARVLSQLKRVIRTNYSNPPTHGAAIVATVLNSPKLRQMWEDELAQMRDRIKSMRHGLKEKLAAAGVSQDFSFIEAQRGMFSYSGLTSDQVAKLQEQDGIYALSTGRICVAALNTKNIDRVAQAIARVLMSK; encoded by the coding sequence ATGAACCTGTTTTCTTCCGTCCAGCTTGCTCCCAAAGATCCGATTTTTGGCCTAACTGAGGCTTACAACGCCGACCAAAGACCAAGCAAAGTTAATTTAGGGGTGGGGGTTTACTACACCGACGAAGGCAAAGTTCCCCTCTTACGCGCTGTCCTTGAGGCCGAAAAAGAAGTCGTTGCTAAAGAAGCGCCGCGCGCCTACATTCCGATTGAAGGACCGAATCCATATAACTCAGCAGTGCAGAACTTACTTTTTGGTGAAGACTCGGCATTGATTCAAGCTGGGCGAGTGGTCACTGCCGAGTGCCTTGGTGGCACCGGGGCCCTTCGCGTTGGTGGAGATTTTGTAAAACGCCTCGAACCCACTGCGAAGGCAGCCATTAGCTCCCCAAGCTGGGAAAACCATCGCGGTATTTTTGAAGCTGCTGGATACGAGGTTTTGGAGTACACCTACTTTGACCCAAAAACACGGGGCGTAGACTTTGATGGCATGGTGAAATCGCTAGAGTCTTTTCCTGCGAAAACCCTAGTCATCCTCCACGCCTGCTGCCACAATCCAACGGGAGCGGATCTCACCAAAGATCAATGGCAAACCATTATTTCGATTTGCCAACAAAAACAGTTGATTCCATTTCTTGATATTGCCTACCAAGGCTTTGCGGATGGCATTGAAGAAGATGGCTCTGCCGTACGTATGTTTGCTGATTCGGGAATTTCGTTCTTTGTATCGAGCTCTTTCTCCAAATCATTCTCTTTGTATGGTGAGCGCGTTGGCGCCTTGTCTATCGTGACACAAAGTAAAGAAGAATCTGCTCGCGTGCTCTCTCAGCTCAAACGTGTGATTCGAACCAATTACTCGAACCCGCCAACCCATGGTGCTGCGATTGTGGCGACGGTTCTCAACTCACCTAAGCTGCGTCAAATGTGGGAGGATGAGTTAGCTCAAATGCGCGATCGAATTAAATCCATGCGCCATGGTTTAAAAGAGAAACTGGCGGCAGCTGGTGTATCGCAAGACTTTTCATTTATTGAGGCACAAAGAGGAATGTTCTCTTACTCAGGATTGACTTCGGATCAGGTCGCCAAACTGCAAGAGCAAGATGGCATTTATGCCTTATCCACAGGACGAATTTGTGTTGCTGCCTTAAATACCAAAAATATAGATCGGGTCGCTCAGGCAATTGCCCGGGTTCTCATGTCAAAATAG
- the hscB gene encoding Fe-S protein assembly co-chaperone HscB → MANLSASDNYFTFFGLTPRFVFDTSALDQAYLAIQKEVHPDRHASGSDAEQRLAMQMATYANGAYRTLKDPIARGLYLCQLHGVEANLETNTAMPAQFLMKQMEWREALDDHADDLEALERLATEVEQSRHDSLLELNDAFEQSAYTQAVDILRGLLFINKFSTELDDAIAQLV, encoded by the coding sequence GTGGCGAATCTTTCCGCGTCTGACAACTACTTCACTTTTTTTGGCCTTACTCCCCGATTCGTATTTGATACGTCGGCATTGGATCAAGCTTATTTAGCAATTCAAAAAGAAGTTCACCCCGACCGTCACGCCTCGGGATCTGATGCCGAGCAACGGTTGGCGATGCAAATGGCAACCTATGCCAATGGCGCTTACCGAACCCTGAAAGACCCCATCGCGCGCGGCCTCTACCTATGCCAGCTTCATGGTGTTGAGGCAAATCTAGAAACGAATACTGCGATGCCAGCCCAGTTCTTGATGAAACAAATGGAGTGGCGTGAAGCACTGGATGATCACGCTGATGATTTAGAGGCTCTGGAGCGCCTTGCTACCGAAGTTGAACAATCACGTCATGATTCCTTGTTGGAACTCAACGATGCGTTTGAGCAATCGGCATATACCCAGGCGGTGGATATCCTCCGAGGCCTACTCTTTATCAATAAATTTTCTACCGAGCTCGATGATGCAATCGCGCAACTGGTCTAA
- a CDS encoding IscS subfamily cysteine desulfurase, which produces MNAPLKAALQPVSIYSPKHFPVYMDYSATTPIDQRVVDKMLPYLREQFGNAASRSHAFGWAAEEAVEEARVEVAKLVHADPREIVWTSGATESINLALKGAAHFYKEKGKHIITVKTEHKATLDTCRELEREGYDVTYLDVMENGLIDFAQFEAAIRPDTILASVMYVNNEIGVIQDIPRLGELCRSRGVIFHVDAAQATGKVEIDLEKLKVDLMSFSAHKTYGPKGIGALFVRRKPRVRIEAQIHGGGHERGMRSGTLPVHQIVGMGEAFRIARIEMAEESARIRKLRDRLLAGLKDIEEVYVNGDMDQRVAHNLNISFNYVEGESMLMALKDIAISSGSACTSASLEPSYVLRALGRNDELAHSSIRFTIGRFTTEEEVDFTIALVKDKIAKLRELSPLWEMYKDGIDLNTIQWAAH; this is translated from the coding sequence ATGAACGCTCCACTCAAGGCGGCATTGCAGCCCGTTTCGATTTATAGCCCGAAGCATTTCCCGGTCTATATGGATTACTCGGCAACGACGCCGATTGATCAGCGCGTGGTTGACAAAATGCTGCCTTATTTGCGGGAGCAATTTGGTAATGCGGCCTCCCGTAGCCATGCATTTGGATGGGCGGCCGAAGAAGCGGTCGAGGAGGCGCGGGTTGAGGTGGCCAAATTAGTTCATGCCGATCCCCGTGAGATCGTATGGACGAGTGGTGCGACCGAGAGTATTAACTTGGCTCTAAAGGGTGCGGCCCATTTTTATAAAGAAAAAGGTAAGCACATTATTACCGTGAAGACTGAGCACAAGGCGACACTTGACACCTGCCGCGAGCTCGAGCGCGAGGGATATGACGTCACTTACCTCGACGTCATGGAAAACGGTCTGATTGATTTTGCTCAGTTTGAAGCCGCTATTCGTCCAGACACCATCTTGGCATCGGTGATGTATGTCAATAACGAAATTGGAGTGATTCAAGACATTCCCCGGCTTGGCGAGTTGTGCCGCTCGCGTGGAGTTATTTTTCATGTGGATGCTGCGCAAGCAACGGGTAAAGTTGAGATTGATTTGGAGAAGCTCAAGGTTGATCTCATGAGTTTCTCAGCACATAAGACCTATGGTCCCAAAGGGATTGGTGCTCTATTTGTACGCCGCAAGCCCCGAGTAAGGATCGAGGCGCAAATTCATGGCGGCGGTCACGAGCGCGGAATGCGTTCGGGAACCTTGCCTGTTCACCAAATTGTTGGCATGGGTGAGGCGTTCCGGATTGCTCGGATTGAGATGGCCGAGGAATCCGCTCGCATCCGCAAATTGCGTGACCGCTTACTAGCTGGTCTAAAAGACATTGAAGAGGTTTATGTCAATGGTGATATGGACCAACGAGTTGCCCATAACCTCAATATTAGTTTTAACTATGTTGAAGGCGAATCGATGTTGATGGCATTAAAAGACATTGCGATCTCTTCTGGATCTGCCTGTACCTCTGCATCTTTGGAGCCTTCTTATGTATTACGCGCTTTGGGGCGCAACGATGAGCTTGCCCACAGCTCGATTCGTTTTACGATCGGCCGCTTCACCACTGAAGAAGAAGTAGATTTCACGATTGCGTTGGTTAAAGACAAGATTGCAAAATTGCGGGAACTTTCTCCCTTATGGGAAATGTACAAAGACGGCATTGATCTCAATACGATTCAATGGGCTGCTCATTAA
- the iscR gene encoding Fe-S cluster assembly transcriptional regulator IscR has protein sequence MRLTTKGRFAVTAMIDLALREAHGPVTLAGISQRQKISLSYLEQLFGKLRRFNIVESTRGPGGGYTLARKAEEVSVADIIVAVDEPLDATQCGGKGNCHSEEDTHSRCMTHDLWTNLNAKMVEYLDSVTLRDLVKQQESRGVVIADMREKKVRVEPAKLKKPAVAAVAKKEEAPKRPLINSVFNLARQG, from the coding sequence ATGAGACTTACTACTAAAGGTCGTTTTGCCGTAACCGCGATGATTGATTTAGCCCTGCGTGAAGCGCATGGCCCCGTAACCTTAGCTGGGATTAGCCAGCGCCAGAAGATTTCTCTTTCGTATCTAGAGCAACTCTTTGGAAAATTGCGTCGCTTCAACATTGTTGAGAGCACACGCGGTCCAGGCGGAGGCTATACCTTAGCCCGTAAAGCCGAGGAGGTTAGTGTGGCCGACATTATTGTGGCCGTGGATGAGCCCCTAGACGCTACCCAGTGCGGTGGTAAGGGAAATTGCCATAGCGAGGAAGACACCCATAGTCGCTGTATGACCCATGACTTATGGACCAATTTGAATGCCAAGATGGTTGAGTATTTAGACTCGGTCACCTTGCGCGATTTAGTGAAGCAGCAAGAAAGCCGCGGAGTAGTGATTGCTGATATGCGCGAGAAAAAAGTGCGTGTTGAGCCTGCGAAGTTGAAAAAGCCAGCAGTCGCTGCAGTTGCTAAAAAAGAAGAGGCTCCTAAGCGGCCCCTAATTAACTCAGTATTCAATTTAGCAAGACAAGGTTAA
- the uvrB gene encoding excinuclease ABC subunit UvrB, translated as MPKLTPKSTNKKKNPDSVVFTDSTRADEDVALKIEQAATLDESKFVSFPNSPYQLYQPFPPAGDQPAAIDQLCEGLEDGLLFQTLLGVTGSGKTFTMANVIARMGRPAIIFAPNKTLAAQLYSEFREFFPRNAVEYFVSYYDYYQPEAYVPQRDLFIEKDSSINEHIEQMRLSATKSLLERRDVVIVATVSAIYGIGNPGDYHSMVLTLRPGDKLSQRDIVTRLISMQYERNEMDFQRGIFRVRGDTIDIFPAEHNELAIRVELFDDQVESLHFFDPLTGKIKQKLPRFTVYPSSHYVTPRETVLRAIETIKAELRERLDEFVKDNKLVEAQRLEQRTRFDLEMLSELGFCKGIENYSRHLSGAKPGEAPPTLVDYLPDDALMFLDESHVLIGQLNGMYNGDRSRKHTLVEYGFRLPSAMDNRPLKFPEFETKMRQAIFVSATPADYENQKTGQVVEQVVRPTGLVDPAIEVLPASSQVDDLLGQIHERVQAGERVLVTVLTKRMAEQLTEYLADNGVKVRYVHSDIDTVERVEIIRDLRLGVFDVLVGINLLREGLDIPEVSLVAILDADKEGFLRAERSLIQTIGRAARNVHGKAILYADKITDSMKRAMGETERRRNKQIAFNLQHGIKPKGVQKRIKDIIDGVYDVQEKRVELQVAQRKAQYEMMSERELANEIGRLEKQMMAEAKNLEFEKAAATRDQIAKIKEMAFGALAKDSI; from the coding sequence ATGCCAAAGCTCACCCCAAAATCGACCAACAAAAAAAAGAATCCAGATTCAGTCGTTTTTACCGATTCGACTAGAGCTGATGAGGATGTTGCACTCAAGATTGAGCAGGCAGCGACTCTGGATGAATCGAAGTTTGTTTCCTTTCCCAATTCACCCTATCAACTCTATCAACCATTTCCTCCAGCTGGCGATCAGCCAGCTGCGATTGATCAGTTATGCGAAGGACTCGAGGATGGATTGCTTTTTCAAACTCTGTTAGGGGTTACGGGTTCGGGCAAAACATTCACCATGGCCAATGTCATTGCGAGGATGGGACGACCGGCCATTATCTTTGCGCCCAATAAAACACTCGCAGCACAGTTGTACTCTGAGTTTCGGGAATTTTTCCCCAGAAATGCAGTTGAATATTTTGTGAGTTATTACGACTACTATCAGCCAGAAGCCTACGTTCCTCAGCGCGATTTGTTCATCGAAAAGGATTCATCGATTAATGAGCATATTGAGCAGATGCGCTTATCTGCTACGAAAAGTTTATTGGAACGCCGAGATGTGGTGATTGTGGCAACGGTGTCGGCCATTTATGGCATTGGCAATCCAGGCGATTATCACAGCATGGTGTTGACCTTACGTCCCGGTGATAAATTAAGTCAACGCGATATTGTGACGCGACTCATTTCAATGCAGTATGAGCGCAATGAAATGGACTTTCAGCGAGGCATTTTTCGAGTCCGCGGCGATACGATCGATATTTTCCCGGCTGAGCATAACGAGCTGGCAATTCGGGTTGAGCTGTTTGATGACCAGGTCGAATCACTCCATTTCTTTGACCCCTTAACTGGAAAGATCAAGCAGAAATTACCGCGTTTTACGGTCTACCCGAGTTCGCATTATGTGACCCCGAGAGAAACGGTTTTAAGGGCCATTGAAACCATTAAAGCCGAGTTACGTGAACGCTTAGACGAGTTTGTTAAAGACAATAAATTAGTGGAAGCTCAGCGTTTAGAGCAACGTACCCGATTTGATCTTGAGATGCTCTCGGAGCTCGGCTTTTGCAAAGGGATTGAAAACTATTCACGTCATTTATCAGGTGCGAAACCGGGTGAAGCGCCACCAACTTTAGTCGATTACCTGCCGGATGACGCGCTGATGTTCTTGGATGAGAGCCATGTTTTGATTGGGCAGCTCAATGGGATGTATAACGGGGACCGCTCTCGCAAGCACACCTTGGTGGAGTATGGCTTTCGTTTGCCATCGGCAATGGATAACCGCCCACTGAAATTTCCAGAGTTTGAGACCAAGATGCGTCAAGCAATTTTTGTCTCAGCAACCCCAGCTGATTACGAAAACCAAAAAACGGGCCAAGTGGTTGAGCAAGTCGTGCGACCTACTGGATTGGTGGACCCTGCGATTGAGGTTCTACCCGCTAGCTCTCAGGTGGATGATTTGCTGGGTCAAATCCATGAACGTGTTCAAGCGGGTGAGCGTGTATTGGTCACAGTGCTTACTAAGCGTATGGCCGAGCAATTAACAGAGTATTTGGCTGATAACGGCGTCAAAGTACGCTACGTTCACTCGGATATTGATACGGTCGAGCGTGTCGAAATTATTCGTGATTTACGTTTAGGCGTTTTTGATGTGTTAGTTGGTATCAACTTGTTGCGGGAGGGTCTCGATATTCCCGAGGTATCCCTAGTCGCAATTTTGGACGCGGATAAAGAGGGATTCTTACGAGCAGAGCGGAGCTTGATTCAGACCATTGGAAGGGCGGCGCGAAATGTTCATGGCAAAGCGATTTTGTATGCCGACAAAATAACGGACTCGATGAAAAGAGCGATGGGGGAAACTGAGCGTCGCAGAAATAAGCAAATTGCGTTTAACTTGCAGCATGGTATTAAGCCTAAAGGGGTGCAAAAACGGATTAAAGACATTATTGATGGCGTCTACGATGTTCAAGAAAAGCGCGTAGAGTTGCAAGTTGCTCAGCGTAAGGCGCAATACGAGATGATGAGTGAGCGTGAGTTGGCAAATGAGATTGGTCGCCTTGAGAAGCAAATGATGGCTGAGGCTAAAAATCTCGAGTTTGAGAAGGCAGCAGCGACTCGAGATCAGATTGCTAAAATCAAAGAGATGGCATTCGGGGCGCTTGCTAAAGATTCTATATAA
- the iscA gene encoding iron-sulfur cluster assembly protein IscA → MSITLTEKAANHVNRSLQKRGKGCGLRLGVRTTGCSGLAYQLEYVDEAAPEDQVFESHGIKIFVDPKSLTYIDGTELDFVREGLNEGFKFQNPNVKDECGCGESFRV, encoded by the coding sequence ATGTCCATCACCCTGACTGAAAAAGCCGCTAACCACGTCAACCGCAGTTTGCAAAAGCGCGGCAAGGGCTGTGGTTTGCGCTTGGGTGTGCGCACCACCGGATGTTCAGGCCTTGCTTATCAATTGGAGTATGTTGATGAAGCGGCACCAGAAGATCAAGTGTTTGAATCTCACGGCATCAAGATTTTTGTTGACCCAAAGAGCCTGACCTATATCGATGGTACTGAGCTTGATTTTGTCCGTGAGGGCTTAAACGAAGGTTTTAAGTTTCAGAATCCCAATGTGAAAGATGAGTGTGGTTGTGGCGAATCTTTCCGCGTCTGA
- the iscU gene encoding Fe-S cluster assembly scaffold IscU: MAYSDKVIDHYENPRNVGSFAKGDEQVGTGMVGAPACGDVMKLQIRVNDHGVIEDAKFKTYGCGSAIASSSLVTEWVKGKTLDQALEIKNSQIAQELSLPPVKIHCSILAEDAIKAAVKDYKDKHSVK; encoded by the coding sequence ATGGCATATAGCGATAAAGTAATCGATCATTATGAAAACCCCCGAAACGTTGGCTCCTTTGCGAAGGGTGACGAGCAGGTTGGCACGGGAATGGTTGGTGCGCCCGCATGTGGCGACGTGATGAAATTGCAAATTCGCGTAAACGATCATGGCGTCATTGAAGATGCAAAATTCAAGACCTATGGTTGCGGTTCTGCGATTGCATCCTCCTCATTGGTGACAGAATGGGTAAAAGGTAAAACGCTTGATCAAGCTTTGGAGATTAAGAACTCCCAAATTGCTCAAGAGTTGTCATTGCCACCCGTGAAAATTCATTGCTCGATCTTGGCTGAAGATGCCATTAAGGCAGCAGTAAAAGATTACAAAGATAAGCATTCTGTTAAATAA